In Scomber japonicus isolate fScoJap1 chromosome 3, fScoJap1.pri, whole genome shotgun sequence, the genomic window TTGGCTGGCTCTGACAACTTGTAAAGTTTGAAATTGTCGCAAAAGTTGTTGTCTTTTTGGCTCAGATCAATTACTTTGTTGAATGATTCAGTCAAAtaatttttttatacattttaaacattcaatGAAATTTCTGCCACTTTGTCACCAACTGGATCAGAATTTCAGCTGTATGAGTGTGGGAGGTTGAGACAGCTGTTTCCTGAAGTGTGCCGTATCCCTTTGGAGAATAGGAGGCTGCTGGTGGAGTTTAGGATGCTAATAAGGCTCAACGTTGCTCTCCAGAGCTTTCCCACACTCTTTCCATTGAAATAAAGTTAGGCTTGTGTCTAAATCCAATAGAtttttggaggattttttttgcGGAAGTAAAGATGTCCAGAGGGCCACTCCCtttagacatttaaatattaaagagaAGGGAAGGGGTAGTCTTAAAGTAACTAATATGGAGAGGCCAACACTTTGCTGTGTTTATGATCAGGCAAACACTGACCAACTTTCTGTAAATACTTATTtaaaattattgtttattattgaatattaattttaatgtcACATTCTGTGTATAAAACTAATCTTGTGAATTGGTTCCTACTTTTGTCGATGGCAGTATGAAGACGATAAAGATAAAAGGATAAAGAGGATTTCAATCACTGATTGAATCTTAAAAGTTAAGTTTATAATTTTTAATGATTGAAGAAAGTTTCTAGTTTGGGGGCTGCAGTCTCTTTAACCTCCTCAGGCCAAAGGTCTGGATCTATTGTCCTGCAGTGGCTCTGTGAGTGAGTTTCCTCTGGTTTCCCACAGTCTGTGTTTTCACTGCTTTCACTAAGGAACAATAGAAGTGTGTCTCATTATGCATCAGATTAGATACAAGGACCTCTTGGAATCAGGGAATCAATAACTTTAAaaattgtacatttaaacacctACAACTGATGGTTATACAACAAAAGCATGTTGAAGTAaaggtatttttaaaatgtaaagtttctAATTGGGTTTGATAATTTGCCCAACAGCAGAATGACATAAAGCTGATAATGCCAATTCATCAAACATCCTAATGGAGCAGCTTCACAGAGTACTATCTTTACCTTCATCATGGGTCCACAAGTAGTATGTGTTGAATTTAATTATGTTCATCAACTAAAGGTTTGGAACAGTAATTGAATTCAATCAATTAAGTGTGGAAAGTTGATTTAGTCATCATACACAGGTTAAACATGACACAAAATACATGGAAACACAGATTTAGAAACttgcattgtttgtttattcaatgAGACACATAAAGGTTGCAAACTCCAACGAGACGTGATgatacatcacaacaacaacttgTAGATTTCTACAAGACACACTGTACTCAGACAGAGTAAAGGAACAGCTGTCTttataaaagacaaacaatggACAGTATTTGAGGACACAGTACTCACTGTCCTTTGCAATTTTTACCAAATGGATTCAAACCTTTGCACTTAAAGAGCAAAAGTAACAACAAGTAACAACTGATCTTACAACAGATCACATTGTTCTTAATAATCACAAAATCAATTCATTctcaatatgaaaatattgcCAGTATTGTGTCACTGAAAAACTGTGACAGTGTGACATTAATCAGAAACTTttacagtaaaagaataaagatatTGATCTTAAAACAGATCACTTCTCAATAATCACATGAAGTGGTTTAAATTCCACTGTGATAAAATGTCCATAAAAAGGACAATTAAGGTTTTTCagaatgattaatattaatcaaGAGGTAACAAATGTCAACATAGCATTATATTGTAACAATATGTGACATGTAGTGAGGCATAAAAGTATCACTAGAAAATTGTGATAGCCTGATTTTAAACAaactttttagaaaaaaaagataaacatttgGATCTTACAACAGATCAGTTTTGAGTAATCACAAAGATTAAAGTGAGATAAAGTCCATTATAACAATATGTCCAATAAAAGGACAGTTACATATATGATCAAAatgatcaatactgatcaaAAGGTAACAAATGTTACCATAACATTATATACTATCAATACATGAAGTACAATGAAGCATAATAACAATTGCTGATGCAATCAGATTTAGTTCATGCAACATGCATGACAAGATGCTCTTTCTTCACTTGAAAGATATTGTTGCTGTCATTTCCTTAAGAAATGTCATcgagcacaaacacaaaaacacacaaatgatccttctgtatacagaagaaCAAGTGAATTAAATCTCAAATAATTCAGTCCAGTAATCTTTGACCAACATGGTCATCTGAGTTTGTCTGTAGTGACTCCAGTCTGTATGAGTCTACCACGGCCTCCAGGGGGCGCTGTTGACTGGACTCTTCTCTTTAGTGATGCTGGTCTGGACTGTGGAGCTCAGAGGAGAGAAGTCAGCCTCTCTCAGGTTCTTCTCAGAGGAAGACTGCAGCTTGATGAAATGCTTCAGCAGTCTTCCTTGCTGTTgattctgctgctgcagctgtgtcaGGAAGCAAACTGTCATCTCCAGGATGTCTGCTCTCTCCATTTTGGAGTCTGGCTGCTGTTTGAGGAACTCTGGACCCAGGAGAGACTTGAGCTGCTCAATGCTTCTGTTGATTCGGTCTCTGCGTAACTTCTCCACCAGAGGCTttctgagctgaagaaagaagaacaaagtcATTAATACACTTATTCTGGAGTTTAATGATAGCATGAATAAAGAAACTTCTCATTAAGAGATTAATTCATCATGAATCATCAATTTACCTTGTGGGTCAGAGTGTGATGCTCCTGAGAGTTGGTCATTGCTGCAGTGATTGTAGGTGCCATAGCTGGATCTCTGTGCAGTAGAGGTCTCTGTAGAGAGAATCTGATCTCTGCTGGCTGCATCCTCCTATTTATAGTCCCACATCTCCATATGAATGTGTGGGTCttggtgtgtttgctgtttctcacagtctcagccaatcagagagcttgGTGAGACAAAAGAGGATGAGGCATGCTGAATGCAGTTATTGCCTGAGGGACAATGGTTAAATCTCAGGGGAACAGGTGGAGGACTGGGGGGGGCTGATGGAGAGAGACTCGCTGAGCTCTGTGTGAATCTGGGAAAGTGGTGACCCTGTAGAGATCAGATCTGCTGCCTGATGCTGGGATCAATGACTTTGACTGAGCACACGCTCAGCAGCCCATCACACACTTAGGAGGAAGAcaattaattacatttgatgTAGAAAATATTGTATAAAGTGGTCAGTGAATTTAAAAATCAGTAGAAAAAGACGTTTAATCCCTAATGCTTATGTTGATGTATTATATAAAACTAAGTAACTCACACTACGTATTTTCTATTTGATCTTTGTTATTCAGgttccatttttcttttccacagtttttttttttttcaaaaaaacattttttcatgatACTCTCATTTATAAGCCACCTCTACCAGGTATCAAATACAATTGTGGTTGTTATGGTATTTCTTAAAATCTTGAGTGACGCTATCACATGGTCGTCCAGATGTTGTAGTCTCCTGACTTGTGAGTAAGAAGTTGATCTGAGTTTCCCACACACTCCCTGAATGCTGCGGTCAATGAACCACAAAGGGGTTTGAATGCAGCTTTGTGACTGATAGTGGACGGGTGTCGTAGAAGAAACAGAGCCTGACGTCACCAACCATCTGGAGGGAAAGAACGCCATTGGCTGGCTCTGACAACTTGTAAAGTTTGAAATTGTTGCAAAAGTTGTTGTCTTTTTGACTCAGATCAATTACTTTGTTGAATGATTCAGTCAAAtaatttttttatacattttaaacatccaATGAAATTTCTGCCACTTTGTCACCAACTGGATCAGAATTTCAGCTGTATGAGTGTGGGAGGTTGAGACAGCTGTTTCCTGAAGTGTGCCGTATCCCTTTGGAGAATAGGAGGCTGCTGGTGGAGTTTAGGATGCTAATAAGGCTCAACGTTGCTCTCCAGAGCTTTCCCACACTCTTTCCATTGAAATAAAGTTAGGCTTGTGTCTAAATCCAATAGAtttttggaggattttttttgcGGAAGTAAAGATATCCAGAGGGCCACTCCCtttagacatttaaatattaaagagaAGGGAAGGGGTAGTCTTAAAGTAACTAATATGGAGAGGCCAACACTTTGCTGTGTTTATGATCAGGCAAACACTGACCAACTTTCTGTAAATACTTATTtaaaattattgtttattattgaatattaattttaatgtcACATTCTGTGTATAAAACTAATCTTGTGAATTGGTTCCTACTTTTGTCGATGGCAGTATGAAGACGATAAAGATAAAAGGATAAAGAGGATTTCAATCACTGATTGAATCTTAAAAGTTAAGTTTATAATTTTTAATGATTGAAGAAAGTTTCTAGTTTGGGGGCTGCAGTCTCTTTAACCTCCTCAGGCCAAAAGGTCTGGATCTATTGTCCTGCAGTGGCTCTGTGAGTGAGTTTCCTCTGGTTTCCCACAGTCTGTGTTTTCACTGCTTTCACTAAGGAACAATAGAAGTGTGTCTCATTATGCATCAGATTAGATACAAGGACCTCTTGGAATCAGGGAAtcaataactttaaaaatggtACATTTAAACACCTACAACTGATGGTTATACACCAAAAGCATGTTGAAGTAaaggtatttttaaaatgtaaagtttctAATTGGATTTGATAGTTTGCCCAACAGCAGAATGACATAAAGCTGATAATGCCAATTCATCAAACATCCTAATGGAGCAGCTTCACAGAGTACTATCTTTACCTTCATCATGGGTCCACAAGTAGTATGTGTTGAATTTAATTATGTTCATCAACTAAAGGTTTGGAACAGTAATTGAATTCAATCAATTAAGTGTGGAAAGTTGATTTAGTCATCATACACAGGTTAAACATGACACAAAATACATGGAAACACAGATTTAGAAACttgcattgtttgtttattcaatgAGACACATAAAGGTTGCAAACTCCAACGAGACGTGATgatacatcacaacaacaacttgTAGATTTCTACAAGACACACTGTACTCAGACAGAGTAAAGGAACAGCTGTCTttataaaagacaaacaatggACAGTATTTGAGGACACAGTACTCACTGTCCTTTGCAATTTTTACCAAATGGATTCAAACCTTTGCACTTAAAGAGCAAAAGTAACAACAAGTAACAACTGATCTTACAACAGATCACATTGTTCTTAATAATCACAAAATCAATTCATTctcaatatgaaaatattgcCAGTATTGTGTCACTGAAAAACTATGACAGTGTGACATTAATCAGAAACTTttacagtaaaagaataaagatatTGATCTTAAAACAGATCACTTCTCAATAATCACATGAAGTGGTTTAAATTCCACTGTGATAAAATGTCCATAAAAAGGACAATTAAGGTTTTTCagaatgattaatattaatcaaGAGGTAACAAATGTCAACATAGCATTATATTGTAACAATATGTGACATGTAGTGAGGCATAAAAGTATCACTAGAAAATTGTGATAGCCTGATTTTAAACAaactttttagaaaaaaaagataaacatttgGATCTTACAACAGATCAGTTTTGAGTAATCACAGAGATTAAAGTGAGATAAAGTCCATTATAACAATATGTCCAATAAAAGGACAGTTACATATATTATCAAAatgatcaatactgatcaaAAGGTAACAAATGTTACCATAACATTATATACTATCAATACATGAAGTACAATGAAGCATAATAACAATTGCTGATGCAATCAGATTTAGTTCATGCAACATGCATGACAAGATGCTCTTTCTTCACTTGAAAGATATTGTTGCTGTCATTTCCTTAAGAAATGTCATcgagcacaaacacaaaaacacacaaatgatccttctgtatacagaagaaCAAGTGAATTAAATCTCAAATAATTCAGTCCAGTAATCTTTGACCAACATGGTCATCTGAGTTTGTCTGTAGTGACTCCAGTCTGTATGAGTCTACCACGGCCTCCAGAGGGCGCTGTTGACTGGACTCTTCTCTTTAGTGATGCTGGTCTGGACTGTGGAGCTCAGAGGAGAGAAGTCAGCCTCTCTCAGGTTCTTCTCAGAGGAAGACTGCAGCTTGTTGAAGTGGTTCAGCAGTCTTCTCTGGGACTgtgtcttcacctcctccttggACAGGAAGTGTGCCACCTCTCGGACACACCTGGAGTAGCCTTGATCCACAGCTGCTGACTCAACAGCATgattctgctgctgcagctgtttcaggaagcaAACTGTCATCTCCAGGATGTCTGCTTTCTCCATCTTGGAGTCTGGCTGCTGTTTGAGGAACTTTGGACCCAGGAGAGACTTGAGCTGCTCAATGCTGCTGTTGATTCGGTCT contains:
- the LOC128356130 gene encoding transcription factor HES-1-like; translated protein: MQPAEIRFSLQRPLLHRDPAMAPTITAAMTNSQEHHTLTHKLRKPLVEKLRRDRINRSIEQLKSLLGPEFLKQQPDSKMERADILEMTVCFLTQLQQQNQQQGRLLKHFIKLQSSSEKNLREADFSPLSSTVQTSITKEKSPVNSAPWRPW
- the LOC128356115 gene encoding transcription factor HES-5-like; its protein translation is MQPAEIRFSLQRPLQHRDPAMAPTITAAMTNSQEHYTLTHKLRKPLVEKLRRDRINSSIEQLKSLLGPKFLKQQPDSKMEKADILEMTVCFLKQLQQQNHAVESAAVDQGYSRCVREVAHFLSKEEVKTQSQRRLLNHFNKLQSSSEKNLREADFSPLSSTVQTSITKEKSPVNSALWRPW